The following coding sequences are from one Wenzhouxiangella sp. AB-CW3 window:
- a CDS encoding aldehyde dehydrogenase family protein has protein sequence MSTHSDLLKRLGLNDINPGVCFGPGQWSEIRDDRLIESINPTDGSVIAKVSAATQAEYEKVIQTAQEAADAWRMIPAPERGNAVRLANDALRDYKDALGSLVSLEMGKIKPEGDGEVQEMIDIGDFALGQSRMLYGNTMHSERPGHRMYEQWHPLGVVGVVTAFNFPVAVYAWNAFISAICGNATVWKPSPKGVLCCAAVQNIINEALADTDYPPVFTSFMEDGHELAERFIDDERVALMSFTGSSQVGRMVGERVAKRMGKSLLELGGNNAIILDETADLDLAVPAIVFGAVGTAGQRCTTTRRLIVHESIEEKVTEALVKAYGQVRIGDPLDEDTLMGPLTDESAVERFEQAVERAQAAGGKVLTGGKRIDREGFFVEPTIIKAENEWDIVQEETFAPILYVISYKTLEEAMEKHNNVRQGLSSAIFTTDLRNAEFFLSHKGSDTGIANVNIGTSGAEIGGAFGGEKETGGGRESGSDSWKAYMRRQTNTINWSREMPLAQGIKFDL, from the coding sequence ATGAGCACACACAGCGACCTTCTCAAGCGCCTCGGACTCAACGACATCAACCCCGGCGTCTGCTTCGGCCCGGGCCAGTGGTCCGAGATCCGCGATGACCGGCTGATCGAATCGATCAATCCCACCGACGGCTCGGTGATTGCGAAAGTCAGCGCCGCGACACAGGCCGAATACGAAAAGGTTATCCAGACCGCGCAGGAAGCCGCCGATGCCTGGCGCATGATCCCCGCACCCGAACGCGGCAATGCCGTGCGCCTGGCCAATGATGCACTGAGGGATTACAAGGACGCACTCGGCTCGCTGGTGTCGCTGGAGATGGGTAAGATCAAGCCCGAGGGCGACGGCGAAGTTCAGGAAATGATCGATATCGGCGATTTCGCCCTTGGCCAGTCGCGCATGCTCTACGGCAACACCATGCATTCCGAACGACCCGGGCACCGCATGTACGAACAGTGGCATCCGCTCGGCGTGGTCGGGGTGGTTACCGCCTTCAACTTTCCCGTCGCCGTCTATGCCTGGAACGCCTTCATCTCGGCCATCTGCGGCAATGCCACCGTGTGGAAGCCCAGCCCCAAGGGCGTGTTGTGCTGTGCGGCGGTACAGAACATCATCAACGAGGCGCTGGCCGATACCGACTATCCGCCGGTGTTCACATCCTTCATGGAAGACGGCCACGAACTGGCCGAGCGCTTCATCGACGACGAGCGCGTGGCCCTGATGTCGTTTACCGGATCCAGCCAGGTCGGTCGCATGGTCGGTGAACGCGTTGCCAAGCGCATGGGCAAAAGCCTGCTGGAGCTGGGCGGCAACAATGCCATCATTCTTGACGAGACTGCCGACCTGGACCTGGCCGTGCCGGCGATTGTCTTCGGTGCCGTCGGCACCGCCGGTCAGCGCTGCACCACCACGCGGCGACTGATCGTGCACGAATCAATCGAAGAAAAGGTCACCGAAGCGCTGGTCAAGGCCTACGGGCAGGTACGCATCGGCGACCCGCTGGATGAGGACACCTTGATGGGCCCGCTGACCGACGAAAGCGCCGTCGAGCGTTTCGAACAGGCAGTCGAACGGGCACAGGCAGCCGGCGGCAAGGTACTGACCGGCGGCAAGCGCATCGACCGCGAAGGCTTTTTCGTCGAACCGACCATCATCAAGGCCGAGAACGAATGGGACATCGTGCAGGAGGAAACCTTCGCGCCCATCCTGTACGTGATCTCCTACAAGACCCTGGAAGAGGCGATGGAAAAGCACAACAACGTGCGCCAGGGCCTGTCGTCTGCCATCTTCACCACCGACCTGCGCAATGCCGAGTTCTTCCTTTCACACAAGGGTTCGGACACCGGCATTGCCAACGTCAACATCGGCACCTCGGGCGCCGAGATCGGCGGTGCCTTCGGTGGCGAGAAGGAAACCGGCGGCGGACGCGAGTCCGGCTCGGATTCCTGGAAGGCCTACATGCGCCGCCAGACCAACACCATCAACTGGTCGCGCGAAATGCCGCTGGCCCAGGGCATCAAGTTCGACCTTTAG
- the rpoE gene encoding RNA polymerase sigma factor RpoE: MGEREVDQALVERVQKGDKKAFDLLVSKYQHKIISLISRYVSDHAEAMDVAQEAFIKAYRALPRFRGDSAFYTWIYRIAINTAKNHLVAQGRRPPLSDVDAQDAEQFQVDTRLKEQDSPEHELLRQEIERTINEAIADLPEDLRVAITLREMEGMSYEEIATTMDCPIGTVRSRIFRAREAIDARLRPLLDNQ, translated from the coding sequence ATGGGCGAACGGGAAGTTGATCAAGCGCTGGTAGAGCGTGTACAGAAAGGAGACAAGAAGGCCTTTGACTTGCTGGTCTCGAAATACCAGCACAAGATCATCAGCCTGATTTCACGCTATGTCTCTGATCACGCCGAGGCCATGGACGTGGCCCAGGAAGCCTTTATCAAGGCTTACCGGGCCTTGCCACGGTTTCGCGGCGACAGCGCGTTCTACACCTGGATCTACCGGATCGCCATCAACACGGCCAAGAATCACCTGGTCGCTCAGGGCCGCCGTCCGCCGCTTTCGGATGTCGATGCCCAGGACGCGGAACAATTTCAGGTTGATACGCGTCTGAAGGAACAGGATTCGCCCGAGCATGAGCTGCTTCGACAGGAAATCGAACGCACCATCAACGAGGCGATTGCCGACCTGCCCGAGGATCTGCGCGTGGCCATCACGCTTCGGGAAATGGAAGGCATGAGCTACGAAGAGATTGCAACGACCATGGATTGCCCGATCGGCACCGTGCGATCAAGGATTTTTCGGGCCAGAGAGGCCATTGACGCTCGCCTCCGCCCCCTTCTCGACAATCAATGA
- a CDS encoding sigma-E factor negative regulatory protein — MSESNREHLSSLMDGELERGAQKFLLRRIGDDSDMQSAWQRFHTVRACLHGEFQGGSDLSQRVAEALADEPVPGASNSRLRTWLKPVAGGAIAASVALVAIVGINTTMVDHQTSQSEQPGFVSQSTSLDQPFARSTVSSTVPVSFSDSSDAERQRISGHVLRHHQASGGAGFVSYVPIVTGVSSEGVEIRLQPRPSEDERPARDSGSTGR, encoded by the coding sequence ATGAGTGAATCGAACCGGGAACACCTCTCCAGCCTGATGGACGGGGAACTCGAACGCGGTGCGCAAAAGTTTCTGCTGCGGCGCATCGGCGACGACTCCGATATGCAGTCTGCCTGGCAACGCTTCCACACGGTTCGAGCTTGCTTGCACGGTGAATTCCAGGGGGGTTCCGACCTGTCGCAACGAGTGGCCGAGGCGCTGGCCGATGAGCCCGTACCTGGTGCGAGCAACAGCCGCCTGCGAACCTGGCTGAAGCCGGTGGCCGGTGGCGCCATTGCCGCCAGCGTGGCCCTGGTGGCCATCGTCGGCATCAACACCACCATGGTCGATCATCAGACGTCCCAGTCCGAACAGCCCGGTTTTGTCAGTCAGTCCACGTCGCTGGATCAGCCATTTGCGCGCTCCACAGTCAGTTCAACGGTGCCGGTGAGCTTTTCCGACAGCAGTGATGCCGAGCGCCAACGTATCAGTGGACATGTGCTCAGGCATCATCAGGCCTCCGGTGGCGCCGGCTTTGTTTCATATGTTCCCATCGTGACCGGCGTGAGCAGCGAAGGCGTGGAGATTCGCCTGCAGCCACGACCGTCGGAAGATGAAAGGCCGGCTCGGGACTCAGGCTCCACGGGACGCTAG
- a CDS encoding MucB/RseB C-terminal domain-containing protein produces MKASFRNGGLTALTTLWIAALISGPLQADEEVQHWLDRMARAVETLDYRGTLVHVREDRVDTLRIIHRADEDGVRERIYAVDGEPREVLRDGNKVRCLLPGDEPQVMESQLAGRLLPHLPVNRLTSPESAYNMSLEGQDRVAGMMTRRISIDPRDQYRYGYRLWLEESTGMLLRYALTDPEGRQLQQLAFTSIELGASISDSELAPAMTEAPRTLTTLLDDNEGRVGTGRRHEAFQDRVPPGFKLANIGQGRAENGEEFEHLLFSDGLASFSIYLEPAGPESTGSRIKAMGAVHVFTDQSGGRSLTVVGEVPAETVEYVGQRFRLGSGESGPSGD; encoded by the coding sequence ATGAAAGCTTCCTTCCGCAATGGAGGTCTCACGGCCCTGACCACGCTGTGGATCGCGGCCCTGATCAGTGGCCCCCTGCAGGCCGACGAGGAAGTTCAGCACTGGCTCGATCGTATGGCCCGAGCGGTCGAAACGCTGGATTACCGCGGCACCCTGGTTCACGTGCGCGAAGATCGTGTCGATACCCTGCGGATCATTCACCGGGCCGATGAAGACGGCGTGCGCGAGCGCATCTATGCTGTCGATGGCGAACCGCGAGAAGTCCTGCGTGATGGCAACAAGGTTCGCTGCCTGTTGCCCGGTGACGAGCCCCAGGTGATGGAAAGCCAGCTGGCCGGTCGCCTGCTGCCCCATCTGCCGGTCAATCGCCTGACCAGTCCGGAGTCGGCTTACAACATGAGTCTGGAAGGGCAGGACCGGGTGGCCGGCATGATGACCCGGAGGATCAGTATCGATCCGCGAGACCAGTATCGATATGGTTACCGGCTATGGCTCGAGGAAAGCACCGGCATGCTGTTGCGTTATGCACTGACTGACCCCGAAGGCCGCCAGCTGCAGCAGCTTGCCTTTACCAGTATCGAACTGGGTGCCTCCATTTCCGATTCCGAGCTGGCCCCGGCGATGACCGAGGCGCCGAGAACCCTGACCACCCTGCTCGACGACAACGAGGGCCGGGTGGGCACTGGCCGGCGTCATGAAGCCTTCCAGGACCGTGTGCCGCCGGGCTTCAAGCTGGCCAACATCGGCCAGGGCCGTGCCGAGAACGGGGAAGAATTCGAACATCTGCTGTTCAGCGACGGCCTGGCCAGTTTTTCCATTTATCTCGAACCGGCCGGGCCCGAATCAACGGGTAGTCGCATCAAGGCCATGGGTGCAGTACACGTGTTCACCGACCAGAGCGGTGGGCGTTCGCTGACCGTGGTCGGCGAAGTCCCTGCTGAAACGGTTGAGTATGTCGGTCAGCGCTTCCGGCTTGGAAGCGGGGAAAGTGGTCCTTCCGGCGATTGA
- a CDS encoding SoxR reducing system RseC family protein: MQEHSWQVAEVLASREGHLRLGFDRPDFCQRCRSGQGCGAGVFAALFPRRRLEIDVHGEPLATVGDWVRVGLPNRSLALAAALVYGLPLSGFVFGLLPAHFLVDSGPLRDLLALIFGLALAMAGWRLGQVLLPRQVRPVIEPLSCRPTTSRSST, from the coding sequence ATGCAGGAGCATTCCTGGCAGGTTGCCGAAGTCCTGGCAAGCCGCGAAGGGCACCTTCGCCTCGGTTTCGACCGGCCTGATTTCTGTCAGCGCTGCCGGTCGGGGCAGGGATGTGGCGCCGGTGTGTTCGCGGCCCTGTTTCCGCGCCGGCGGCTTGAGATCGATGTGCATGGCGAACCGCTTGCAACCGTTGGCGACTGGGTGCGCGTGGGGTTGCCGAACCGGTCACTGGCCCTGGCGGCCGCTCTGGTCTATGGTTTGCCGCTGAGCGGCTTCGTGTTCGGGCTGTTGCCGGCTCACTTTCTGGTCGACAGCGGTCCGTTGCGCGACTTGCTGGCGCTGATTTTTGGCTTGGCTCTGGCAATGGCCGGCTGGCGACTGGGCCAGGTGTTGTTGCCACGCCAGGTGCGCCCGGTTATCGAGCCATTGTCTTGCCGACCGACCACCTCCAGATCATCCACTTGA
- a CDS encoding Do family serine endopeptidase, whose translation MLNRFLSITVCLVAFALQDAHGAREDFTDLVENSIPAVVNIETTRFGSRPSEQPEERSDMPEDLPEMFRRFFDPHGQGPRGRPDRRGGGSGFIIDDDGLVITNHHVIEGADEIIVRLADRREFEAELVGSDAQTDIAVLRIDASDLPTLEFGETQSLKPGEWVIAIGSPFQFEQSVTAGIVSAKGRTQGAQQQYVPFIQTDVAINRGNSGGPLIRTDGSVVGINSWILSSHGGNIGLSFSIPVEVAMNSVEQLLEHGRVRRGYLGVEIGEVTRDHADAADLDRPIGALVSRVQPDSAAEAAGVEVGDIIIEFNGLPVKRSGDLPPMVGMVRPDSEVELVVWRWGERKTLTTRLHELDEDDVDVPADEGPVEPTNALGLVVEPLSSEMRRRMGDPEGGVLIRDVESDNAYRAGVRSGQLILMINNQRIGGMDDFNAIVDALPEGRTVALLVQRSDGNTAFIAYQPEGQGD comes from the coding sequence ATGCTGAATAGATTCCTGAGCATCACTGTCTGCCTGGTCGCATTCGCTTTGCAGGATGCCCATGGCGCACGTGAAGATTTCACCGACCTGGTCGAGAACTCGATTCCGGCGGTGGTCAATATCGAGACCACGCGCTTCGGTTCACGGCCGTCCGAGCAGCCTGAAGAACGCAGCGACATGCCCGAAGACCTGCCGGAGATGTTCCGGCGCTTCTTCGATCCGCATGGTCAGGGCCCGCGAGGTCGTCCTGATCGACGTGGTGGCGGTTCGGGTTTCATCATCGATGATGACGGTCTGGTGATCACCAATCATCATGTGATCGAAGGTGCTGACGAGATCATCGTGCGCCTGGCCGATCGGCGCGAGTTCGAGGCCGAACTGGTCGGTTCGGACGCCCAGACCGACATCGCGGTGCTGCGTATCGATGCCTCCGACCTGCCGACCCTGGAGTTCGGAGAAACCCAGTCGCTCAAGCCCGGCGAGTGGGTCATCGCGATCGGTTCACCGTTTCAGTTCGAACAGTCGGTCACCGCCGGCATTGTCAGCGCCAAGGGAAGAACCCAGGGGGCGCAGCAGCAGTACGTGCCCTTTATCCAGACCGATGTCGCCATCAACCGGGGCAATTCCGGTGGGCCGCTGATTCGTACCGATGGCAGCGTGGTGGGTATCAACTCCTGGATTCTCAGCTCGCACGGCGGCAATATCGGCCTGTCGTTTTCCATTCCGGTCGAAGTGGCCATGAATTCGGTCGAGCAGCTGCTGGAACATGGCCGCGTTCGCCGTGGTTACCTGGGCGTGGAAATCGGCGAGGTGACTCGTGACCATGCTGATGCAGCCGATCTGGACCGGCCCATAGGCGCCCTGGTCAGCCGGGTGCAGCCCGACAGTGCAGCCGAGGCCGCCGGTGTGGAAGTGGGCGACATCATCATTGAATTCAATGGTTTGCCGGTCAAGCGCAGTGGCGACCTGCCGCCGATGGTCGGCATGGTGAGGCCGGACTCGGAGGTCGAGCTGGTCGTGTGGCGCTGGGGTGAGCGCAAGACCCTGACCACCCGTCTGCATGAGCTCGATGAAGACGATGTCGACGTGCCAGCCGACGAGGGGCCGGTTGAACCGACCAATGCCCTGGGCCTGGTGGTCGAACCGCTCAGCAGTGAGATGCGTCGTCGCATGGGCGATCCGGAAGGCGGTGTCCTGATTCGCGATGTCGAAAGCGACAACGCCTATCGTGCCGGCGTGCGCAGCGGCCAGCTCATTCTCATGATCAACAACCAGCGCATTGGCGGCATGGACGACTTCAATGCCATTGTCGATGCCCTGCCGGAAGGCCGGACAGTGGCGCTGCTGGTCCAGCGCTCCGACGGCAACACGGCCTTTATCGCCTACCAGCCGGAAGGACAGGGCGACTGA
- the lepA gene encoding translation elongation factor 4, whose product MTDTRRIRNFSIIAHVDHGKSTLADRFIQVCGGLTDREMAAQVLDSMDLERERGITIKAQSVTLDFQAADGQIYQLNFIDTPGHVDFSYEVSRSLAACEGALLVVDAAQGVEAQSVANCYTAVEQGLEVIPVINKIDLPAADPERVRHQIEDIIGIDASDALLVSAKTGDGVREILEALVDRIPAPEDRSDAPLKALIVDSWFDNYLGVNSLVRIKEGRLDKGDKIRVMSTGEEYGADQIGIFTPKRTPGKTLHCGQVGFISAGIKEVHGAPVGDTITTAREPAEKPLPGFKALQPRVFAGIFPVDSSDYPDLREALDKLQLNDSSLQFEPETSVALGFGFRCGFLGMLHMEIVQERLEREYDLDLITTAPTVIYEVELTDGEVLTLDNPASMPPVNKIAEIREPVILGNILVPQDYVGPVIGLCEEKRGHQRDMRFIGGQVQLTYELPMSEVVMDFFDRLKSVSRGFASFEYDFLRHQAGPFVRLDLLINGEKVDALSTIVHREAADRRGRELAERMRELIPRQMFDIAIQAAIGSHIIARSTVKAYRKNVTAKCYGGDITRKRKLLEKQKAGKRRMKQVGKIDIPQEAFLAVLRTDQEK is encoded by the coding sequence ATGACCGATACCCGCCGAATCCGAAATTTTTCCATCATCGCGCATGTCGATCACGGAAAGTCCACCCTGGCCGATCGTTTCATCCAGGTCTGCGGCGGGCTGACCGATCGGGAAATGGCCGCACAGGTGCTGGATTCGATGGATCTTGAACGCGAGCGCGGGATTACCATCAAGGCCCAGAGTGTGACGCTGGATTTCCAGGCGGCCGACGGGCAGATCTACCAGCTCAATTTTATCGATACACCGGGGCATGTAGATTTTTCTTACGAGGTGTCGCGCTCACTGGCCGCCTGCGAAGGTGCATTGCTCGTGGTCGATGCCGCGCAGGGCGTGGAGGCCCAGAGTGTTGCCAATTGCTACACGGCGGTCGAGCAGGGCCTGGAAGTCATTCCGGTAATCAACAAGATCGACCTGCCGGCTGCCGATCCCGAGCGCGTCAGGCACCAGATCGAGGACATCATCGGCATTGATGCCTCAGATGCCCTGCTGGTCAGTGCCAAGACCGGTGACGGGGTGCGCGAGATCCTGGAAGCCCTGGTAGACCGGATTCCGGCACCGGAAGACCGCTCCGACGCCCCGCTCAAGGCGCTGATTGTCGACTCCTGGTTCGACAACTACCTGGGCGTGAACTCGCTGGTGCGCATCAAGGAGGGGCGGCTGGATAAAGGCGACAAGATCCGGGTGATGTCGACCGGTGAAGAATACGGCGCCGACCAGATCGGCATTTTCACGCCCAAGCGCACGCCCGGCAAGACGCTGCACTGCGGACAGGTCGGCTTCATTTCGGCCGGCATCAAGGAAGTGCATGGTGCACCGGTCGGTGACACCATCACCACCGCCCGCGAGCCGGCCGAAAAGCCGTTGCCGGGATTCAAGGCGCTGCAGCCACGGGTGTTCGCCGGCATTTTTCCGGTCGATTCATCCGACTATCCCGATTTGCGCGAAGCACTCGACAAGCTGCAGCTCAATGATTCCTCGCTGCAGTTCGAGCCCGAAACCTCCGTGGCCCTGGGCTTCGGCTTTCGCTGCGGGTTTCTCGGCATGCTGCACATGGAAATCGTGCAGGAGCGTCTCGAGCGCGAGTACGATCTCGACTTGATCACGACCGCACCGACGGTCATCTACGAGGTCGAACTGACTGACGGCGAAGTGCTCACCCTGGACAACCCGGCGAGCATGCCGCCGGTCAACAAGATTGCCGAGATCCGCGAGCCGGTGATTCTGGGCAATATTCTTGTGCCGCAGGACTATGTCGGCCCGGTCATCGGGCTGTGCGAGGAAAAGCGGGGCCACCAGCGCGACATGCGCTTTATCGGCGGACAGGTCCAGCTGACCTACGAGCTGCCGATGTCGGAAGTGGTGATGGATTTCTTCGACCGGCTCAAGTCGGTCAGTCGCGGCTTCGCCTCTTTCGAGTATGATTTCCTCCGTCACCAGGCCGGGCCTTTCGTGCGGCTTGACTTGTTGATCAACGGCGAGAAGGTGGATGCGCTTTCGACCATCGTGCACCGTGAGGCGGCCGACAGGCGTGGCCGCGAGCTGGCCGAACGCATGCGCGAGCTGATACCGCGGCAGATGTTCGATATTGCCATCCAGGCGGCCATTGGCTCGCACATCATTGCCCGGTCCACGGTCAAGGCTTACCGCAAGAATGTCACGGCCAAGTGCTATGGCGGCGATATCACGCGCAAGCGCAAGTTGCTGGAAAAACAGAAGGCCGGTAAACGGCGCATGAAGCAGGTCGGCAAGATCGACATTCCCCAGGAAGCGTTTCTGGCCGTGCTGCGAACCGACCAGGAGAAATAA
- the lepB gene encoding signal peptidase I codes for MNLDFALILTVLTLVTFVFWVIERFWRKRRQAEAEKPVEKTVEVVGSLFPILLIVLLFRSFLFEPFKIPSGSMIPTLWIGDFIVVNKYAYGLRLPVGNHRFMEIGDPERGDVAVFRYPVDPRINYIKRIIGLPGDTVTYRNKVLFINGEPVTQDSEGRWVGEGLNRNPPGTRPEKRLEHLGEEPHNIVIYPDRPDVETRTWTVPEGQYFVLGDNRDQSLDSRAWGFVSEDLLVGRAVRIWMHWDCSRGCVDWGRIGDRIQ; via the coding sequence ATGAATCTGGATTTTGCCCTGATCCTGACCGTGCTGACGCTGGTCACCTTCGTGTTCTGGGTGATCGAGCGCTTCTGGCGCAAGCGCCGGCAGGCCGAGGCCGAAAAACCGGTTGAAAAGACCGTCGAGGTGGTCGGATCGCTGTTTCCGATACTGCTGATCGTGCTGCTGTTCCGGTCCTTTCTGTTCGAGCCGTTCAAGATTCCTTCCGGCTCAATGATTCCGACGCTCTGGATTGGCGATTTCATCGTCGTCAACAAGTATGCCTATGGGCTCAGGCTGCCGGTTGGCAATCACCGTTTCATGGAGATCGGCGATCCGGAGCGCGGTGACGTGGCCGTGTTCCGCTACCCGGTGGATCCGCGCATCAACTACATCAAGCGCATCATCGGCCTGCCCGGCGATACCGTGACCTATCGCAACAAGGTGCTGTTCATCAATGGCGAGCCGGTCACCCAGGACAGTGAAGGCCGCTGGGTGGGCGAGGGCCTGAACCGGAATCCACCCGGTACGCGCCCGGAAAAGCGCCTGGAACACCTCGGAGAAGAGCCTCACAATATCGTCATCTACCCTGATCGTCCCGATGTCGAAACGCGCACCTGGACCGTGCCCGAGGGGCAATACTTTGTGCTCGGAGACAATCGTGACCAGTCGCTCGACAGCCGGGCCTGGGGCTTTGTGTCCGAGGACCTCCTGGTGGGCCGCGCCGTGCGCATCTGGATGCACTGGGACTGTTCGCGCGGCTGTGTGGACTGGGGAAGAATTGGTGATAGAATTCAGTGA
- a CDS encoding DUF4845 domain-containing protein: protein MTAIERQRGLSLPGFMGLLVLVLFFTYIGIKLVPIYLNHMSVVSEMKAVAEQSGIASETPQAITRQLMDRFNISYVDHVDADHVSIERGDVGMEMVVEYEVETHLIANIDAIVKFQRVERLQD from the coding sequence ATGACCGCAATCGAAAGACAACGCGGGCTGAGCCTGCCGGGTTTCATGGGGCTGCTGGTCCTGGTGCTGTTCTTTACCTACATCGGCATCAAGCTGGTCCCCATCTATCTCAACCACATGTCCGTGGTCAGCGAGATGAAGGCGGTGGCCGAACAGTCCGGAATCGCGAGTGAAACGCCCCAGGCCATCACCCGCCAGCTGATGGACCGGTTCAACATCAGCTACGTGGACCATGTCGATGCCGATCACGTCAGCATTGAGCGTGGCGATGTCGGTATGGAAATGGTCGTCGAGTACGAAGTGGAGACCCATCTGATCGCCAACATCGATGCGATCGTCAAGTTTCAACGTGTCGAACGACTCCAGGACTGA
- the rnc gene encoding ribonuclease III has protein sequence MSNDSRTDRPRALPGIDYQFRDPGLLERALTHRSCGPGHYERLEFLGDSLLSLVISEQLYRRWPHAPEGDLSRLRSRLVRDVTLASLARELDLGPHLRLGAGELRSGGFLRDSILADVFEALLGAIYLDGGFDAARQVICTLFEPRLQSLPDADSLKDPKTRLQELLQSRGYALPEYQVIEESGADHAKRFLVECRAQDLIAPVTAEAGSRRKAEQAAARIMHERLVEHFDGRADEGSQVNEANGTQPS, from the coding sequence GTGTCGAACGACTCCAGGACTGACCGACCGCGGGCCCTGCCCGGCATCGACTACCAGTTTCGAGACCCCGGTCTGCTCGAACGTGCGCTGACCCACCGAAGTTGCGGGCCGGGGCACTACGAGCGGCTTGAATTCCTCGGCGATAGCCTGCTCAGCCTGGTCATTTCCGAGCAGCTCTATCGGCGCTGGCCACACGCTCCTGAAGGTGATCTCAGCCGGCTTCGCTCCCGCCTGGTGCGTGATGTCACGCTGGCCTCGCTGGCACGCGAACTGGATCTGGGCCCGCACCTCAGGCTGGGTGCGGGCGAGCTTCGCAGCGGCGGCTTTCTGCGTGACTCGATACTGGCCGATGTGTTCGAGGCGCTGCTCGGAGCCATTTACCTCGATGGCGGTTTCGATGCGGCCCGGCAGGTGATCTGCACATTGTTCGAGCCCAGGCTGCAATCCCTGCCCGATGCCGATTCGCTCAAGGATCCGAAAACCCGGCTTCAGGAGCTGCTGCAGTCGCGAGGATACGCTCTGCCGGAATACCAGGTCATCGAAGAGTCAGGGGCCGATCATGCCAAGCGTTTCCTAGTCGAATGCCGGGCGCAGGATTTGATTGCGCCAGTCACCGCCGAGGCAGGCAGCCGGCGCAAGGCCGAGCAGGCCGCCGCCCGAATCATGCACGAACGCCTGGTCGAACATTTCGACGGCCGGGCCGATGAAGGAAGTCAAGTGAACGAGGCAAACGGAACCCAACCATCATGA
- the era gene encoding GTPase Era, with protein sequence MTGRCGYVALLGRPNVGKSTLLNALVGEHLAIVTHKAQTTRHRITGIVNRDQGQAIFVDTPGLHRRRDHALNRRLNRIASDTRRGVDVTVMLLDASRLTDEDRMVLDLVKKQDGPKILAFNKIDQLDDRTVLLGQTAELTAEVDFDAVVYLSARRGDGLDDLIDEVFRALPEGEPVFEPGLFTDRSERFLAAEMIREQLMLQLHQEIPYGLTVQIEQFDRSARRVEIKGLILVASNRHKGMVIGRQGQVLKRVGSRARHRIAELLGERVHLELHVKVRDGWVDDEGALDEFGYSS encoded by the coding sequence ATGACCGGCCGATGCGGATATGTGGCCCTGCTGGGCCGGCCCAACGTGGGCAAGTCGACGTTGCTCAACGCGCTGGTGGGCGAGCATCTGGCCATCGTGACGCACAAGGCACAGACCACGCGCCACCGGATCACCGGCATCGTCAACCGCGACCAGGGTCAGGCGATCTTCGTCGATACGCCCGGCTTGCACAGGCGCCGCGATCATGCGCTCAATCGTCGTCTCAACCGCATTGCCTCCGATACCCGTCGTGGCGTCGATGTCACCGTGATGCTGCTCGATGCCAGCCGTCTGACCGACGAGGATCGCATGGTGCTCGACCTGGTCAAGAAGCAGGATGGGCCGAAGATTCTCGCTTTCAACAAGATCGACCAGCTCGATGATCGAACCGTCCTGCTCGGGCAAACCGCGGAGTTGACCGCGGAGGTCGATTTCGATGCCGTCGTATACCTGTCGGCCCGACGTGGCGATGGACTCGACGACCTGATCGACGAGGTGTTCCGTGCCTTGCCTGAGGGCGAGCCGGTGTTCGAGCCGGGACTGTTTACCGACCGTTCGGAACGCTTTCTAGCCGCTGAGATGATTCGCGAACAACTGATGCTGCAACTGCACCAGGAAATTCCCTACGGACTGACGGTGCAGATCGAACAGTTCGACCGCAGTGCCCGGCGAGTGGAGATAAAGGGTCTGATCCTGGTGGCATCGAACCGCCACAAGGGCATGGTCATCGGGCGCCAGGGGCAGGTGCTCAAGCGCGTGGGCAGCCGGGCGCGTCACCGGATTGCCGAGCTGCTGGGAGAGCGCGTGCACCTGGAGCTGCATGTCAAGGTCAGGGATGGCTGGGTCGATGACGAGGGAGCGCTCGACGAGTTCGGTTATTCCTCATGA